The Terriglobia bacterium DNA window TACGTCGTGGCCGCGGCTACCGCGACCTGAACTACCTGCTGCTCAAGGCGCAGCGGCTGGCCGCCACCAAGACCCAATTCCTGGTTCTTCAGAAAGCCGCATAGAATGCGCAGTTCACCAGATTCTTGTGCAGAACCGAAATAAGTGCGGGTGCTTTTGGCGAAAGCTTGAGGATCACTGACAAAGCAGGATTTCAGGCTGTTCTGGGTAGGGCGTCGCTTGTGAGTGCGCGAAGCGGTGAAAGTATTAGCACTTCTGCGGCGACGCTGACCCTGTTAGGCAAGGACGGCCACGTAATCTGGATGACTCCGAAGCGATAGCGGGGCGCATAACCATGATCACATCTGTTAGCCCAGAACTTTGGACGGCCATCATCGGCGGCATGGTCGGCGGAGTCCTCGGCGTAGTAGGCACAATTCTAACTTCGTACTACGGTCCGCGAAAGCTCGAAGAGTGGCGCGAAAGAAGACTGGAAGAGAGAATCAACGGTCCTCGAAAGCGGCTTCTGAAAAAGCTCTTAGCAGACTCCCGATATACCGATGGTCGGAAAATCGAGACGCTCGCTCGCGTGAGTGGGACGAGCCCCGACGAGTGCCGCCGATTGCTGATTGAGCTGGATGCCAGGGGCGTACTGCTCGCAGATGGTTCAGAAGGTTGGGCGTTAATAACGCGAAAACCTTTGGACGAGCAGTAGCCAGACAAGGTGGCGGAGCTGAGAGCTCCTGGGTCCATCTACGGCTCGGCTGAAACGAGGCGCTTCAAAGCCAGAAAGCGTTGATCATCTGCTACGCTGTTCTTCATGCCTGCCGACGAGGTAATTCTCTATTCCCGCAAAGGTTGTCATTTGTGCGAGGTGGTAAAGGAGTCGCTGGAACGGCTAGTGCACCGCGCCCAGTTCACCTGGCGCGAAGTGGACATCGATCAGGACGAGGAGCTACGAAAGAAATATAACAACGAAGTGCCGGTGGTGTTCATCAATGGGCGAAAGGCTTTCAAGTACGCGATGGATGAAGAGGAGTTTTTGAGGAAGCTGGCGCGGATTCAGTGATTTAGTGATTATTACGTTAAGGGGCATACGCACTGCGTAGATCACTCAAGCACAAATCGCTAAATCGCAAATCGCTAAATCACTAAATCAAAATGTCTATCTCCGCACAGAGCATTCCGACCAATCCTCTGCGCCTGCGGACGGAGCTGTATGCCGATCCGGCGGGCGTGTTTGTGCATGACGCGGTTCTCAGCGCGTGCCGGAAATTCGACGCCAAGACGGCGTTTGTGGACACGTCGTACGCGCCGGCGCGACGGATTTCGTACGGGAGCTACGGTGAGCTGGTGGAAAGGATCGCGCGCGGTCTGGTGGCGTCGGGAGTGCGGCCGGGCGACCGAGTGGCAATCCTCCTGCCGAATACGTGGGAGTTCGCAGCCACGTCCCACGCGGCCATGCTGGCAGGCGCGACGCCGTCACCTCTGAATCCGAGCTACAAGGAACGCGAGGTGCGGTACCAGCTCGAAAATAGCGGCGCGAGAGTGCTGGTCAGCGACGGCTCGCTCATCTCGGGAATGAACCTGGAAGGCTTGCCCGAA harbors:
- a CDS encoding glutaredoxin family protein — translated: MPADEVILYSRKGCHLCEVVKESLERLVHRAQFTWREVDIDQDEELRKKYNNEVPVVFINGRKAFKYAMDEEEFLRKLARIQ